From a region of the Impatiens glandulifera chromosome 4, dImpGla2.1, whole genome shotgun sequence genome:
- the LOC124936326 gene encoding thioredoxin H-type 2-like, translated as MGDEGVVISCHNMDAWNEHLQRCNDSNKLFVIDFTASWCGPCRFISPFLSELARKLPTVTFLKVDVDELEQVAKDWAVESMPTFMFLKEGKIVDKVVGAKKEELQQTIAKHVNGAVV; from the exons atgggAGATGAAGGAGTAGTGATCAGTTGCCATAACATGGACGCCTGGAACGAGCATCTTCAGAGATGCAATGATTCCAATAAACTG TTTGTGATTGATTTCACGGCTTCATGGTGTGGACCATGTCGTTTCATTTCACCATTTTTGTCGGAATTGGCTAGGAAACTACCAACTGTGACATTCCTTAAGGTGGATGTTGATGAACTTGAG CAAGTTGCGAAAGATTGGGCTGTCGAGTCAATGCCTACGTTCATGTTCCTCAAGGAGGGAAAGATAGTCGATAAGGTTGTCGGAGCTAAAAAGGAAGAGCTGCAGCAGACTATTGCCAAGCATGTCAATGGTGCTGTCGTCTAG